In Spirosoma aureum, a single genomic region encodes these proteins:
- a CDS encoding RNA polymerase sigma factor — protein MNLKSLPDEILLIRLRTGDEAAFREIYQRYWKRLYSSARRKIESQDTVEELVQDIFLKLWERRNELRIERLDAYLYTAVRYATINHIKSTLIHEKYADYAYVHLPEAISTTEEQMDLDELMEAVEKQLSDLPEKTRQIFRLNRLEYQSVKEISSQLKVPERTVEYHLSQAIKALRVYLRDYLLPGIILLLYI, from the coding sequence ATGAATCTTAAATCGCTACCCGATGAAATATTACTTATTCGTCTTCGAACAGGCGATGAGGCTGCTTTTCGGGAGATTTATCAGCGATACTGGAAACGGTTGTATAGCTCTGCCCGGCGTAAAATCGAATCGCAGGATACGGTTGAAGAACTGGTACAGGATATATTCCTGAAGCTATGGGAGCGTCGTAATGAGCTACGGATTGAACGGCTTGATGCTTACCTCTATACAGCTGTTCGGTATGCAACAATCAATCATATAAAATCGACGCTGATTCACGAAAAATACGCGGACTACGCCTATGTCCATCTACCGGAAGCCATATCGACCACCGAAGAGCAGATGGATCTGGATGAATTGATGGAAGCCGTTGAAAAGCAGTTGAGTGATCTTCCCGAAAAAACGCGTCAGATTTTTAGACTAAACCGTCTGGAATATCAATCCGTCAAGGAAATTTCATCCCAGTTAAAAGTCCCGGAACGAACGGTTGAATATCACCTTAGTCAGGCCATTAAAGCACTGCGGGTCTACCTGCGAGACTACCTGTTACCGGGTATTATCCTGCTACTCTACATCTGA